In the Rhodoferax fermentans genome, GCTGCAGATCCTGCGCCGCCTGAGGCGACCAGCCGCTGCCTCCCGCAATGACCAGCGGCCGCTTTGCTTTTGAGAGCATCTCACCCAAAATCGATAAGGGCTTGGCGCCCATTTCTGCCTCAACGGCGGCCACACGCGGCATCACCTGCGGCAGCCCAGCCTCGGGCGCCATCACCTGGGCCAACATGTCTTCCGGCAGCACCAGCACCACCGGCCCGGGGCGGCCATTCATGGCGGTGGCAAAAGCGCGCGCCACGTATTCGGGGATGCGTCGGGCGTCATCAATGCGCTCCACCAGCTTGGCCAAACCCCGGGTTGAGGGGCCCAAAAAACTCAGGTAGTTGACTTCCTGGAAGGCCTCGCGGTCACGGGTGTCGCTGGCCACATCCCCAACAAACAGCACCATCGGTGTGCCGTCCTGGTAGGCGGTGTGCACGCCGATGGAGGCATTGGTGGCACCCGGCCCCCGGGTGACAAAACAGACACCGGGGCGGCGTGTTAACTTGCCATGGGCCTCAGCCATGAAAGCCGCGCCGCCCTCCTGCCGGTTGATGACAAACTGGATCTGCTCGCGGTACTGGTAAAAACCATCGAGCACCGCCAGAAAACTCTCGCCCGGCACACCAAAAGCATGGGTCACGCCCTGTTCAATCAGACAACGCACCAGCAGGTGCCCGGCAAGGTGGGGGGAAGTGCTTGAATTCATCGCAATATTGTCCTGCCAAATCTGGCCTGTCCGAGGCCCCGCAGACAGGCTTGCCCCCGACTCAGGCCCGAGCCTGGGTGCGCTGGCCCACCCCTAGCGCAGCCACCACACTGAGCAGCAACACAGCGGCAGCCCCCAGCAGCGTGGCGCTATACCAGCCCCGGTCCATGAACGCGCCAAACACCAGCGGCGAGATCGCAAAACCGGTGTCCAACCCCGAATAAACCAGGCCATAGACCCGGCCGGTGGCGCCTTTGGGTGTGGCTTTTTTGATCATCATGTCGCGCGAAGGGCCGCCCACCCCCACCGCAAAACCGGTGCTGGCCAGCACCACCATGCTCAGCGTCGGCCCAAACAGGCCGGTGCCACACAGCCCGAGCAAAACCGCCGCCGCCGACATGGACAGCGCCACCACCCGGTCACTCTGGCGCGCATTGGCGGCCACAAAGCCGCCCACAAAGGTGCCCAGCGCACCACACAACATGTACGCGGTGAGGGTGAACGTGGCGGTCTCAAAAGGGATGCCGTGCAGCGCCTTGAGGATCGACACCGAAAAGTTCTGCACCACCGCCAGCGTCATGGTCGAGAGCAAAAAGAAGGCAAAACACCACCACACCACCGGCAGCTTCATGAAAGCCAGGCTGTGTTCGGCAGGTGTGTCAGCCGCATGCACCGCCGCCTGGGTGCTGAGTTTGTCGCGGTTGAACAGCAGCAAGGTGATGATGGCCAGGTACATCAGCGCAGCCGCCAGGTAGGCACTGCGCCAGCTGTATAGGCTGTTGAGGGTGACAAAAAACACTGGCGCCAGCGCCCAGCCCAGGTTGCCAGTGAGGCCGTGCGCACTGAAGGCGTGGCCCAGCCGGGCTGCCGAGACACGCTGGTTCAGAATGGTGAAGTCCACCGGGTGAAAGGTGGCATTGGCCAGCCCGGCCATCGCCGCCACCACCAACAAGCTGCTGTAACCGGTGGCCTGCGAGGCCACCAGGCAGGCCAGCACAAACAGGCCCAGCGCCGCAAACAACATCGGCCGCGCACCAAGCTTGTCCACCACAAACCCGGCAGAGGCCTGGCCCACACCGGAGACCACAAAAAACGTGCTCGTCAGCAGCCCGAGCTGCGAAAAACTCAGGCCAAACTCGCTCATGAACACCGGAAACAGCGGCACCAGCAACAGATGGCCAAAGTGCGAGGCCGCATGGGCTAGCCCGACCAGGCCGATGATGGCCGCGTCTTGTTGCAGGGGGACAGGGGTGGGGAGCGTGTGGGTGGCAGAGGTCATGCGGCGATGTTATCGGCATCCATACGCTGGCCCTGCTGGCCGCTGGCTAGACTCGGTCACTTGCCGCTTTGGCACGGTTTTCTTCTGAGAGATCTTTGCATGCCCACCCCACCCGACAGCAGCAGCGCCGCGCTGATAGAACACATCCTCAACACCTTCCACGAAGGCCATCGCCGTGACCTGCCAGCCCTGATCAACCTGGCGCGCCAGCTGCCCACCACGGGGGCCGCACCGTCGTTTGCCGACGAGTTGCAGGCCTTGATGCTGGACCTGGAGGCGCACATGTTCAAGGAAGAAATGCGCCTGTTCCCGATGATGGAACAAGGCGGCAACACCCTGATTGGCCTGCTGATCAACGACATGGAGCAAGAGCACGCGCGCCACAGCCAACACACACCGCAGATGACCGCACGTCTGGCCGCGCTGCAGGTGCCCCCCGACCACCAGACCACGTTGAACGCCCTCAGAACCGGTTGGCAAGCCTTCTTGGACGAGCTGGCCCAACATGTGGCCGCCGAAGACAACGGACTTTTCCTGATGTTCAAGACCCCCGACACCGATGTATAAAAGCACCTGGCACCCAGGATGACGTCTTAACCCACAGCCGCCTGCGCGGCGATGAGGAGAGCCCATGTCGATCACCATCACCGCCCAACACCTCGCCGCCATTGCCGGGCGCAACACACCGTTGATGGCTGGGCTGGCCGACTGGCTCAACCAGTTGTGCCCGCAGTACGAGATCGACACACCCCAAGAGTTTTGCCACTTTCTGGCGCAGGCCTGCCACGAGACGGACCACTTTGTGACGCTGCGCGAATACGCCTCGGGCCGCGCCTACGAAGGCCGAGCCGACCTGGGCAACACCCAGCCCGGCGACGGTGTGCGCTTCAAAGGGCGCGGCATCTTCCAGACCACCGGGCGCGCCAACTACCTGCAACTGGGCATCAAAAAAGGCCGCCGCGACCTGTTCATCAACAACCCGGCACTGCTGGAGCAGCCCGAGTACGCGGTGTGGAGCGCCTGCGAATACTGGCGCACGCGTGGCCTCAACGACATCGCCAACCATGCTGATAGCGATGTGCTGAAGAAAAAATACCGGGGCAACATCATCGATGTGTCACC is a window encoding:
- a CDS encoding MFS transporter, with protein sequence MTSATHTLPTPVPLQQDAAIIGLVGLAHAASHFGHLLLVPLFPVFMSEFGLSFSQLGLLTSTFFVVSGVGQASAGFVVDKLGARPMLFAALGLFVLACLVASQATGYSSLLVVAAMAGLANATFHPVDFTILNQRVSAARLGHAFSAHGLTGNLGWALAPVFFVTLNSLYSWRSAYLAAALMYLAIITLLLFNRDKLSTQAAVHAADTPAEHSLAFMKLPVVWWCFAFFLLSTMTLAVVQNFSVSILKALHGIPFETATFTLTAYMLCGALGTFVGGFVAANARQSDRVVALSMSAAAVLLGLCGTGLFGPTLSMVVLASTGFAVGVGGPSRDMMIKKATPKGATGRVYGLVYSGLDTGFAISPLVFGAFMDRGWYSATLLGAAAVLLLSVVAALGVGQRTQARA
- a CDS encoding hemerythrin domain-containing protein, producing the protein MPTPPDSSSAALIEHILNTFHEGHRRDLPALINLARQLPTTGAAPSFADELQALMLDLEAHMFKEEMRLFPMMEQGGNTLIGLLINDMEQEHARHSQHTPQMTARLAALQVPPDHQTTLNALRTGWQAFLDELAQHVAAEDNGLFLMFKTPDTDV
- a CDS encoding glycoside hydrolase family 19 protein, with the protein product MSITITAQHLAAIAGRNTPLMAGLADWLNQLCPQYEIDTPQEFCHFLAQACHETDHFVTLREYASGRAYEGRADLGNTQPGDGVRFKGRGIFQTTGRANYLQLGIKKGRRDLFINNPALLEQPEYAVWSACEYWRTRGLNDIANHADSDVLKKKYRGNIIDVSPVEYISLAINGGYNGMEERKKFYAKAQQVLVATEVAPAPRGRPATPAKAKRLKLASPKRRSKAPTTPA